The following proteins are co-located in the Streptomyces sp. DT2A-34 genome:
- a CDS encoding phage holin family protein: MSAPDGSPVGAERSIGQLFASATTEMSALVHDEIALAKAQLKQDVKRGATSGGAFTLAGAVLVFSLPMLNFALAYGIRTWSDWNLAICFLLSFAANVLVAAVLALIGVVFAKKAKKSKGPQKVAASMKETAGVLQKAKPHPRPGPATTPELEDRAPAAIEAVARSSS, from the coding sequence ATGAGCGCACCCGACGGCAGCCCGGTCGGCGCCGAACGCAGCATCGGCCAGCTGTTCGCCTCGGCGACGACCGAGATGTCGGCGCTGGTGCACGACGAGATCGCACTGGCGAAAGCGCAGCTCAAGCAGGACGTCAAGCGCGGCGCGACGAGCGGCGGCGCGTTCACGCTGGCCGGTGCGGTGCTGGTGTTCTCCCTGCCGATGCTGAACTTCGCCCTGGCGTACGGCATTCGGACCTGGAGCGACTGGAACCTCGCGATCTGCTTCCTGCTGTCCTTCGCCGCGAACGTCCTGGTCGCCGCGGTCCTCGCGCTGATCGGCGTCGTCTTCGCGAAGAAGGCCAAGAAGAGCAAGGGGCCGCAGAAGGTCGCCGCCTCGATGAAGGAGACGGCGGGCGTCCTGCAGAAGGCCAAGCCGCACCCGCGTCCGGGCCCGGCGACGACGCCGGAGCTGGAGGACCGGGCGCCCGCGGCCATCGAGGCTGTGGCACGCTCGTCGTCATGA
- a CDS encoding alpha/beta fold hydrolase — MTDPATPSAQPASVVRLDLPGGKEVTHRDVAANGARFHIAEMGDGPLVLLLHGFPQFWWTWRHQLVDLADAGFRAVAMDLRGVGGSDRTPRGYDPANLALDITGVIRSLGEPDAALVGHDLGGYLAWTAAVMRPKLVRRLAVASMPHPRRWRSAMLSDVKQTSASSYIWGFQRPWIPERQLTADDGALVARLIRDWSGPRLPDDEAVETYRRAICIPSTAHCSIEPYRWMVRSLARPDGIQFNRRMKRPVRVPTLHLHGSLDPVMRTRSAAGSGEYVEAPYRWRLFDGLGHFPHEEDPVAFSTELINWLKDPEPDR, encoded by the coding sequence ATGACCGATCCCGCCACCCCTTCGGCGCAACCTGCCTCAGTCGTACGACTGGACCTCCCCGGCGGGAAAGAGGTGACACACCGGGACGTAGCCGCCAACGGTGCGCGCTTCCACATCGCCGAGATGGGCGACGGCCCGCTGGTGCTGCTGCTGCACGGCTTCCCGCAGTTCTGGTGGACCTGGCGGCACCAGCTCGTCGACCTCGCCGACGCCGGCTTCCGGGCCGTCGCCATGGACCTCAGGGGCGTCGGCGGCAGCGACCGTACGCCGCGCGGTTACGACCCGGCCAACCTCGCCCTCGACATCACCGGCGTGATCCGCTCGCTCGGCGAGCCCGACGCCGCGCTGGTCGGGCACGACCTGGGCGGATACCTGGCGTGGACGGCGGCCGTGATGCGCCCCAAGCTCGTGCGGCGGCTCGCGGTCGCGTCCATGCCGCACCCCCGGCGCTGGCGCTCGGCGATGCTCTCGGACGTCAAGCAGACAAGTGCGAGTTCCTACATCTGGGGGTTTCAGCGGCCCTGGATTCCCGAGCGGCAGCTGACGGCCGACGACGGGGCGCTCGTCGCCCGGCTGATCCGGGACTGGTCGGGCCCGCGCCTGCCGGACGACGAGGCGGTGGAGACGTACCGCCGCGCGATCTGCATCCCGTCGACGGCGCACTGCTCCATCGAGCCGTACCGCTGGATGGTGCGCTCGCTGGCCCGCCCCGACGGCATCCAGTTCAACCGGCGCATGAAGCGACCGGTGCGCGTGCCGACGCTGCATCTGCACGGCTCCCTCGACCCCGTCATGCGCACGCGCAGCGCGGCCGGTTCGGGCGAGTACGTCGAAGCGCCGTACCGCTGGCGGCTGTTCGACGGGCTGGGGCACTTCCCTCACGAGGAAGACCCGGTCGCATTCTCGACCGAACTGATCAATTGGCTGAAAGACCCCGAACCCGATCGGTGA
- a CDS encoding MarP family serine protease, producing MNVVDILLLVAAVWFAIVGYRQGFVVGILSVIGFLGGGLVAVYLLPVIWNTLTDNAEVSTTAAVVAVVVIIICASVGQALTTHLGNKLRRYITWSPARALDATGGALVNVVAMLLVAWLIGSALGQTTLPGMGKEVRSSKVLLGVAEALPDQADTWFKDYTSVLAQNGFPQVFSPFANEPIKEVAPPDPALAGSPVATRAQRSIVKVMGTATSCGKVLEGTGFVFADRRVMTNAHVVGGVDEPTVQIGGEGKRYDATVVLYDWERDIAVLDVPDMKAPALQFTATDAESGDSAIIAGFPENGAYDVRSARVRGRLPANGPDIYHRGTVHRDVYSLYATVRQGNSGGPLLTPEGKVYGVVFAKSLDDAETGYALTADEIQEDIVKGRTANQQVYSDSCAL from the coding sequence GTGAACGTGGTGGACATCCTGTTGCTGGTCGCCGCCGTGTGGTTCGCGATCGTGGGCTATCGCCAGGGTTTCGTCGTCGGCATCCTCTCGGTGATCGGTTTCCTCGGCGGCGGCCTCGTGGCCGTGTACCTCCTTCCGGTCATCTGGAACACGCTGACCGACAACGCGGAGGTGAGCACGACCGCCGCCGTCGTCGCGGTCGTCGTCATCATCATCTGCGCCTCCGTCGGCCAGGCCCTGACCACCCACCTGGGCAACAAGCTGCGCCGGTACATCACCTGGTCCCCGGCCCGCGCCCTGGACGCCACCGGCGGCGCCCTCGTCAACGTCGTCGCCATGCTCCTGGTGGCCTGGCTGATCGGCTCCGCCCTCGGGCAGACCACACTGCCGGGGATGGGCAAGGAGGTCCGCAGCTCCAAGGTGCTGCTGGGCGTCGCCGAGGCGCTGCCCGACCAGGCCGACACCTGGTTCAAGGACTACACCTCGGTCCTCGCGCAGAACGGCTTCCCGCAGGTCTTCAGCCCGTTCGCCAACGAGCCGATCAAGGAGGTCGCACCGCCCGACCCGGCTCTGGCGGGCAGCCCGGTGGCCACCCGCGCCCAGCGCTCCATCGTCAAGGTGATGGGCACGGCGACGAGTTGCGGCAAGGTCCTGGAGGGCACCGGCTTCGTCTTCGCGGACCGCCGCGTCATGACCAACGCGCATGTGGTCGGCGGCGTCGACGAACCCACCGTCCAGATAGGCGGTGAGGGCAAGCGGTACGACGCGACGGTCGTCCTCTACGACTGGGAGCGCGACATCGCCGTACTCGACGTGCCGGACATGAAGGCGCCCGCTCTGCAGTTCACGGCCACCGACGCCGAGAGCGGCGACAGCGCGATCATCGCGGGCTTCCCGGAGAACGGGGCGTACGACGTGCGTTCCGCGCGCGTGCGCGGGCGCCTGCCGGCCAACGGTCCGGACATCTATCACCGCGGCACCGTGCACCGTGATGTCTACTCGCTGTACGCGACCGTCCGCCAGGGCAACTCCGGCGGCCCGCTGCTCACGCCCGAGGGCAAGGTGTACGGCGTGGTCTTCGCCAAGTCCCTCGACGACGCCGAGACCGGCTACGCGCTCACGGCGGACGAGATCCAGGAGGACATCGTCAAGGGCCGTACCGCCAACCAGCAGGTGTACAGCGACAGCTGCGCGCTCTGA
- a CDS encoding CoA pyrophosphatase encodes MTRASGTQDGPVVLSKDGLPAWLDPVVRVVETVEPLQLSRFLPPKSGAGRQSAVLILFGEGEHGPELLLMERASSLRSHAGQPSFPGGALDPEDGDPKADGPLRAALREAEEETGLDPGGVQLFGVLPKLYIPVSGFVVTPVLGWWREPSPVDVVDPNETARVFTVPVADLTNPDNRATTVHPSGHRGPAFLVESALVWGFTAGIIDRLLHFSGWERPWDREKQVPLDWRS; translated from the coding sequence ATGACGCGCGCGAGCGGTACGCAGGACGGGCCGGTGGTGCTGAGCAAGGACGGGCTGCCGGCCTGGCTGGATCCGGTGGTGCGGGTCGTGGAGACGGTCGAGCCGTTGCAGCTGAGCCGGTTCCTGCCACCGAAGAGCGGCGCGGGACGCCAGTCCGCCGTACTGATCCTCTTCGGCGAGGGCGAGCACGGGCCCGAGCTGCTGCTCATGGAGCGGGCCAGCTCGCTGCGTTCGCACGCCGGCCAGCCCTCCTTCCCGGGCGGCGCCCTCGACCCCGAGGACGGTGACCCGAAGGCCGACGGGCCGCTGCGCGCCGCTCTGCGCGAGGCCGAGGAGGAGACCGGGCTCGATCCCGGCGGCGTCCAGCTCTTCGGCGTGCTGCCCAAGCTGTACATCCCGGTCAGCGGCTTCGTCGTCACGCCCGTGCTGGGCTGGTGGCGCGAGCCGAGCCCGGTCGACGTCGTCGATCCGAACGAGACGGCACGCGTCTTCACCGTTCCCGTGGCGGATCTCACGAATCCGGACAACCGCGCCACGACCGTCCATCCCAGCGGCCACCGAGGTCCGGCATTTCTGGTCGAATCGGCCCTGGTCTGGGGTTTCACGGCCGGAATCATCGACCGTCTGCTCCATTTCTCGGGCTGGGAGCGACCCTGGGACCGGGAGAAGCAGGTCCCGCTCGATTGGCGGTCATGA
- the nth gene encoding endonuclease III yields the protein MKKTATAKKAAPAKRTAAVKKTATAKKATAIARKVAAKKVTAKKVTTKKAITKKPTIAPIKATAAVKGASPVRTVTPKPPTAESRTALVRRARRINRELAEVFPYAHPELDFDNPFQLLVATVLSAQTTDLRVNQTTPALFTKYPTPEDLAAANPEEVEEILRPCGFFRAKTKSVMGLSKSLVENHGGEVPGRLEDLVKLPGVGRKTAFVVLGNAFGHPGITVDTHFQRLVRRWQWTEQTDPDKIEAEIGALFPKSDWTDLSHHVIWHGRRICHARKPACGACPIAPLCPAYGEGETDPEKAKKLLKYEKGGFPGQRLKPPQSYLDAGGRPAPPLGAG from the coding sequence GTGAAGAAGACGGCGACCGCGAAGAAGGCCGCGCCTGCGAAGAGGACGGCGGCCGTCAAGAAAACGGCGACCGCCAAGAAGGCGACGGCGATTGCGAGAAAGGTTGCCGCGAAGAAGGTGACCGCGAAGAAGGTGACCACGAAGAAAGCGATCACCAAGAAGCCCACCATCGCCCCCATAAAGGCCACCGCCGCGGTAAAGGGCGCCTCCCCCGTCAGAACCGTCACCCCGAAGCCCCCCACGGCCGAGTCCCGCACCGCGCTCGTGCGCCGAGCCCGCCGTATCAACCGCGAGCTCGCCGAGGTCTTCCCGTACGCCCATCCCGAGCTGGACTTCGACAACCCCTTCCAGCTCCTGGTCGCCACGGTTCTGTCCGCCCAGACCACCGACCTGCGCGTCAACCAGACGACTCCCGCGCTCTTCACCAAGTACCCCACCCCCGAGGACCTGGCCGCCGCCAACCCCGAGGAGGTCGAGGAGATCCTCCGTCCGTGCGGTTTCTTCCGGGCCAAGACCAAGTCGGTGATGGGCCTGTCGAAGTCGCTGGTGGAGAACCACGGCGGTGAGGTCCCGGGCCGGCTCGAGGACCTGGTCAAGCTGCCCGGCGTCGGCCGCAAGACGGCCTTCGTGGTCCTCGGCAACGCCTTCGGCCACCCCGGCATCACCGTGGACACGCACTTCCAGCGGCTGGTGCGGCGCTGGCAGTGGACCGAGCAGACCGACCCGGACAAGATCGAGGCCGAGATCGGCGCGCTGTTCCCCAAGAGCGACTGGACGGACCTCTCGCACCACGTGATCTGGCACGGCCGCCGTATCTGCCACGCCCGCAAGCCCGCGTGCGGCGCCTGCCCCATCGCGCCGCTCTGCCCGGCGTACGGCGAGGGCGAGACGGACCCGGAGAAGGCGAAGAAGCTCCTCAAGTACGAGAAGGGCGGCTTCCCCGGCCAACGTCTCAAGCCCCCGCAGTCCTACCTGGACGCGGGCGGCAGGCCCGCCCCGCCGCTGGGGGCCGGATGA
- a CDS encoding Crp/Fnr family transcriptional regulator translates to MDDVLRRNPLFAALDDEQSAELRASMSEVTLARGDSLFHEGDPGDRLYVVTEGKVKLHRTSPDGRENMLAVVGPGELIGELSLFDPGPRTATATALTEVKLLGLGHGDLQPWLNARPEVATALLRAVARRLRRTNDAMSDLVFSDVPGRVARALLDLSRRFGVQSEEGIHVVHDLTQEELAQLVGASRETVNKALADFAQRGWLRLEARAVILLDVERLAKRSR, encoded by the coding sequence GTGGACGACGTTCTGCGGCGCAACCCGCTCTTCGCGGCGCTCGATGACGAGCAGTCCGCGGAGCTCCGCGCCTCCATGAGTGAGGTGACCCTCGCACGCGGTGACTCCCTGTTTCACGAGGGCGACCCCGGTGACCGGCTCTACGTCGTCACCGAGGGCAAGGTGAAGCTCCACCGCACCTCACCCGACGGCCGCGAGAACATGCTGGCCGTCGTCGGTCCTGGCGAGCTCATCGGTGAGCTGTCCCTCTTCGACCCGGGTCCGCGTACGGCTACGGCGACCGCGCTGACCGAGGTCAAGCTGCTGGGTCTGGGCCACGGCGACCTCCAGCCCTGGCTGAACGCCCGCCCCGAGGTGGCCACCGCGCTCCTGCGCGCCGTCGCGCGCCGTCTGCGCCGCACCAACGACGCGATGTCCGACCTGGTCTTCTCGGACGTCCCCGGTCGTGTGGCCCGCGCGCTCCTCGACCTCTCCCGCCGCTTCGGCGTGCAGTCCGAAGAGGGCATCCACGTCGTCCACGACCTCACCCAGGAAGAGCTGGCCCAGCTGGTCGGCGCCTCCCGCGAGACGGTCAACAAGGCGCTGGCCGACTTCGCGCAGCGTGGGTGGCTCCGCCTGGAGGCGCGTGCGGTGATCCTGCTCGACGTGGAGCGGCTGGCCAAGCGGTCGCGCTAG
- a CDS encoding NUDIX hydrolase, whose protein sequence is MANGQWYPPEWPDRIRALAEGSLTPVVPKRAATVMLLRDTDAGPVVHMLRRRASMAFAGGAYAYPGGGVDPRDEHRIRWAGPTRARWARRLGVDEAAAQAIVCAAVRETYEEAGVLLAGPTDDSVVGDTTGEGWEADRAALVARDLSFAEFLDRRGLALRSDLLGAWTRWITPEFEPRRYDTWFFVAALPQGQRTRNASTEADRTVWIRPADAAASYDKGQLLMMPPTIATLRQLTPYDSAADALAAAPDRDLTAVLAQARLDDGEIVLSWPGHDEFTKHIPTGGAPA, encoded by the coding sequence ATGGCAAACGGGCAGTGGTACCCACCGGAGTGGCCGGACCGCATCCGTGCGCTCGCGGAAGGAAGCCTGACCCCTGTCGTTCCGAAGCGCGCGGCCACCGTCATGCTGCTCAGGGACACCGACGCCGGGCCGGTCGTGCACATGCTGCGCCGCCGCGCCTCCATGGCCTTCGCCGGCGGGGCGTACGCCTACCCGGGCGGCGGTGTCGATCCCCGCGACGAGCATCGGATCCGCTGGGCGGGCCCCACGCGCGCGCGGTGGGCGCGAAGGCTCGGCGTCGATGAGGCGGCGGCCCAGGCGATCGTCTGCGCGGCCGTACGGGAGACGTACGAGGAGGCGGGTGTCCTGCTCGCCGGGCCCACCGACGATTCCGTCGTCGGCGACACCACCGGCGAGGGCTGGGAGGCCGACCGTGCCGCACTGGTCGCCCGGGACCTGTCGTTCGCCGAGTTCCTGGACCGCCGTGGACTGGCCCTGCGCTCGGACCTCCTGGGCGCCTGGACCCGCTGGATCACCCCGGAGTTCGAGCCCCGCCGCTACGACACCTGGTTCTTCGTCGCCGCCCTCCCTCAAGGCCAGCGCACCCGCAACGCCTCCACGGAGGCCGACCGTACGGTGTGGATCCGCCCCGCGGACGCCGCCGCCTCGTACGACAAGGGCCAGCTGCTGATGATGCCGCCCACCATCGCGACACTGCGCCAGCTGACCCCGTACGACAGCGCCGCCGACGCCCTCGCCGCCGCCCCCGACCGGGATCTGACCGCCGTACTGGCACAGGCCCGCCTCGATGACGGCGAGATCGTGCTCTCCTGGCCGGGCCACGACGAGTTCACCAAGCACATCCCGACCGGCGGAGCTCCCGCATGA
- a CDS encoding MBL fold metallo-hydrolase, translated as MTDAAALPGRPRGGVFSGPATPRAVNVLAPNPSAMTLDGTNTWILSEPDSDLAVVVDPGPLDEGHLRNVVATAEKAGKRIALTLLTHGHPDHAEGAVRFAELTGTRVRALDPALRLGDEGLGAGDVVRVGGLELRVVPTPGHTADSLSFHLPADRAVVTGDTILGRGTTVVAHPDGRLGDYLDSLRRLRSLTVDDGVHTVLPGHGPVLEDAQGAVEFYLAHRAHRLAQVETAVEDGYGTPAEVVAHVYADVDRSLWPAAELSVRAQLDYLEEHGLI; from the coding sequence ATGACGGACGCAGCAGCCCTCCCCGGCCGGCCGCGAGGCGGGGTCTTCTCCGGCCCCGCCACCCCCCGCGCCGTCAACGTCCTCGCGCCCAACCCCTCCGCGATGACCCTGGACGGCACCAACACCTGGATCCTCTCCGAGCCGGACTCCGACCTGGCCGTCGTCGTCGACCCGGGCCCGCTGGACGAGGGACACCTGCGCAACGTCGTCGCCACGGCCGAGAAGGCCGGCAAACGCATCGCCCTGACCCTGCTCACCCACGGCCACCCGGACCACGCCGAGGGCGCCGTCCGCTTCGCCGAGCTGACCGGCACGCGCGTGCGTGCCCTCGACCCGGCGCTGCGGCTCGGCGACGAGGGGCTGGGAGCCGGGGACGTGGTCCGCGTGGGCGGACTGGAGCTGCGCGTCGTTCCGACGCCGGGCCACACCGCCGACTCCCTCTCCTTCCACCTCCCGGCCGACCGCGCCGTGGTGACCGGCGACACGATCCTGGGTCGCGGTACGACGGTGGTGGCGCATCCCGACGGCCGCCTGGGCGACTACCTGGACTCGCTGCGGCGGCTCAGGTCCCTCACGGTCGACGACGGCGTGCACACCGTCCTCCCCGGCCACGGGCCTGTCCTGGAGGACGCCCAGGGCGCCGTCGAGTTCTACCTCGCCCACCGCGCCCACCGCCTCGCCCAGGTCGAGACGGCCGTCGAGGACGGCTACGGCACACCGGCCGAGGTCGTCGCCCACGTGTACGCGGACGTGGACCGCTCCTTGTGGCCGGCGGCCGAACTGTCGGTGCGGGCGCAGCTGGACTACCTGGAGGAGCACGGGCTCATCTAG
- a CDS encoding nucleotidyltransferase domain-containing protein produces the protein MAEIALRRGLDAQGYIAREGSLARVPHAFRPVVATARDRLLEVFGARMHSAYLYGSIPRGTARVGRSDLDLLVALHTEPTEADRADARVLDEALDNEFTQIDGAGTLLDSRGRLLSDLETYDLGWFVACLCTPLLGEDLAEYLPRYRPDSLLARETNGDLGLLLPRWRERIADADDSEDARRPLVRFMSRRLVRTGFTLVMPRWGGWTSDLREMAEAFASYYPAQAERMRVAAVLGYEPTGDAGILRSYVEDLGPWLVDEYARVHGVKAPRPQEA, from the coding sequence ATGGCCGAAATCGCTCTCCGCAGAGGGCTCGACGCTCAGGGGTACATCGCGCGCGAAGGCTCCCTCGCGCGCGTTCCCCACGCCTTCCGGCCGGTCGTCGCCACCGCGCGCGACCGCCTGCTGGAGGTGTTCGGGGCGCGGATGCACAGCGCCTACCTCTACGGGTCGATTCCGCGCGGCACCGCGCGCGTGGGGCGCAGCGACCTGGATCTGCTGGTCGCCCTGCACACGGAGCCGACCGAGGCGGACCGGGCGGACGCGCGCGTGCTCGACGAGGCGCTGGACAACGAGTTCACTCAGATCGACGGGGCCGGGACGCTGCTGGACAGCCGCGGGCGGCTGCTGAGCGACCTGGAGACGTACGACCTCGGATGGTTCGTCGCCTGCCTCTGTACGCCCCTGCTCGGGGAGGATCTCGCCGAGTATCTGCCGCGCTACCGGCCCGACTCGCTGCTCGCGCGCGAGACCAACGGCGATCTCGGCCTCCTGCTGCCCCGCTGGCGCGAGCGGATCGCCGACGCCGACGACAGCGAGGACGCACGCAGGCCGCTCGTGCGGTTCATGTCGCGGCGTCTGGTGCGGACCGGGTTCACCCTCGTCATGCCCCGCTGGGGCGGGTGGACCAGCGATCTGCGGGAGATGGCGGAGGCCTTCGCGTCGTACTACCCCGCACAGGCCGAGCGGATGCGGGTGGCGGCCGTGCTCGGGTACGAGCCGACGGGCGACGCGGGCATCCTCCGGTCGTACGTCGAGGACCTCGGGCCGTGGCTCGTGGACGAGTACGCGCGTGTGCACGGGGTCAAAGCGCCGCGGCCCCAGGAGGCTTAG
- a CDS encoding RidA family protein, with protein sequence MSAVEAKLAELGLTLPEVVPPLAAYQPAVQSGVYVYTAGQLPMVEGKLPVTGKVGAEVTPEEAKELARTCALNALAAVKSVAGDLDRIARVVKVVGFVASASDFTGQPGVINGASELLAEVLGDKGVHARSAVGVAVLPLDAPVEVEVQVELTQA encoded by the coding sequence GTGAGCGCGGTCGAGGCAAAGCTCGCCGAGCTGGGCCTGACGCTTCCGGAGGTGGTGCCTCCGCTGGCCGCGTACCAGCCGGCCGTGCAGTCGGGCGTGTACGTCTACACCGCCGGCCAGCTCCCCATGGTGGAGGGCAAGCTTCCGGTCACCGGCAAGGTGGGCGCGGAGGTGACGCCGGAGGAGGCCAAGGAACTGGCGCGTACGTGCGCGCTGAACGCTCTGGCCGCCGTCAAGTCCGTCGCGGGCGACCTGGACCGCATCGCGCGCGTGGTGAAGGTGGTCGGCTTCGTGGCCTCGGCCTCGGACTTCACCGGCCAGCCGGGCGTCATCAACGGCGCGAGCGAACTTTTGGCCGAGGTCCTCGGCGACAAGGGCGTCCACGCGCGCAGCGCGGTGGGTGTGGCCGTGCTTCCGTTGGACGCGCCGGTGGAGGTCGAGGTCCAGGTGGAGCTGACGCAGGCGTAG
- a CDS encoding DUF4177 domain-containing protein — protein sequence MSDSRHRSWEYATVPLLVHATKQILDTWGEDGWELVQVVPGPNNPEQLVAYLKREKQA from the coding sequence ATGTCCGATTCTCGCCATCGTTCTTGGGAATACGCAACCGTGCCACTGCTCGTCCACGCCACGAAGCAGATTCTGGACACCTGGGGCGAGGACGGCTGGGAGCTCGTCCAGGTCGTGCCCGGGCCGAACAACCCCGAGCAGCTCGTGGCCTACCTGAAGCGGGAGAAGCAGGCGTGA
- a CDS encoding recombinase family protein — protein MQSPQVVSGMKLHCAGYGRQSYGRVNGSEASPTTQRDANQARFNTFAAEAARQGREAVWCGHYEDVGISAYSGTERPDFERLLRDCRMGRINVVIVYNVARFSRLEPLDALPIVQELMKLGVTIVSVAEGVFRPGEMMDLIHLFFRLDAAYQESKNKSTAVRDTAALARSLGGYVGGKAPYGRRLKPETRTAPNGKPVAIQTLVTQPDEAEVIQRIVKALLDGTDSVHSMCATLNTEGVPTLGASRGKKTAGSSWHPKTLISMLRHPHLSGFDSEPVYNANGRVTGHRIRRDAEGKPARVWEPILGEADWFAVQEWLDARPVRMNEHRTTALLSSQGILVCACGCSKSANNAERPSYFCNRPAGKPVDPNKPGDHEGRSYVSRTALDDHVVRSIFALIAAAEWDEESREILARVAAHYAEVNETPETAQERQTVLHDRADAMRAINQLHDDKELYAGDPISHARWGDDLRTQQDRLRGANARLEELGQAGSLELPIFAWTESDNGDPLGPGSWWESASLAERREFVALFCKRITVRKALPSEKSRGNKARAVLDGRVTIEWV, from the coding sequence ATGCAATCACCCCAGGTGGTCAGCGGTATGAAACTTCACTGCGCAGGGTACGGGAGGCAGTCGTACGGGCGGGTCAACGGCAGTGAGGCCAGCCCAACGACCCAGCGAGACGCCAACCAGGCAAGGTTCAACACGTTCGCCGCTGAGGCTGCGCGCCAGGGTCGCGAGGCTGTCTGGTGTGGTCACTACGAGGACGTCGGCATCAGTGCCTACAGCGGGACCGAGCGACCCGACTTTGAGCGCCTGTTGCGTGACTGCCGCATGGGCCGGATCAATGTCGTCATCGTCTACAACGTTGCGCGGTTTTCTCGCCTTGAGCCGCTCGATGCGCTGCCCATCGTCCAAGAGCTTATGAAGCTGGGCGTAACCATCGTCAGCGTGGCCGAAGGCGTGTTCAGACCCGGTGAAATGATGGACTTGATCCATCTGTTTTTCCGGCTCGACGCCGCATACCAGGAGTCCAAGAACAAGAGCACTGCCGTCCGCGACACTGCCGCTCTGGCCCGTTCGCTGGGTGGGTATGTGGGCGGTAAAGCCCCCTACGGCCGTCGCCTGAAGCCGGAGACCAGGACAGCGCCGAACGGCAAGCCGGTTGCCATTCAGACGCTCGTAACTCAGCCCGATGAAGCGGAAGTTATCCAGCGCATTGTTAAGGCTCTGCTCGACGGCACGGACTCTGTTCACTCGATGTGCGCGACGCTGAACACAGAAGGGGTGCCGACCCTGGGCGCATCGCGTGGCAAGAAGACAGCGGGTAGCTCATGGCACCCCAAGACGCTCATCAGCATGCTGCGACACCCGCACCTCTCTGGATTCGACTCTGAGCCGGTCTACAACGCCAACGGACGAGTCACCGGCCACCGTATCCGCCGTGACGCTGAAGGCAAGCCAGCGCGTGTATGGGAACCGATCCTCGGCGAAGCTGACTGGTTCGCCGTTCAGGAATGGCTAGACGCCCGACCGGTCCGCATGAACGAACACCGCACTACGGCGCTGCTGTCGTCTCAGGGGATTCTGGTCTGCGCTTGCGGCTGTTCCAAGAGCGCGAACAACGCGGAGCGCCCTAGCTACTTCTGCAATCGTCCAGCGGGCAAGCCAGTTGACCCGAACAAGCCCGGCGACCATGAGGGGCGCAGTTACGTCTCCCGCACGGCGCTGGACGACCACGTGGTGCGAAGCATTTTCGCGCTGATCGCTGCTGCGGAATGGGATGAGGAATCGCGGGAGATCCTCGCGCGAGTAGCAGCGCACTACGCTGAGGTGAACGAGACACCCGAGACAGCGCAAGAGCGGCAAACCGTGCTGCATGACCGCGCCGATGCCATGCGCGCCATTAACCAACTGCACGACGACAAAGAGCTGTACGCAGGTGACCCGATCAGCCATGCACGCTGGGGCGACGACCTGAGAACTCAGCAGGACCGTTTGCGTGGTGCCAACGCCCGGCTTGAGGAACTCGGCCAGGCTGGTTCGCTGGAACTCCCGATCTTCGCATGGACCGAGTCCGATAACGGTGATCCGCTCGGCCCTGGGTCCTGGTGGGAGTCGGCATCCCTCGCTGAACGCCGAGAGTTCGTCGCACTGTTCTGCAAGCGGATCACTGTGCGCAAGGCGCTTCCCAGCGAGAAGAGTCGGGGCAACAAGGCGCGTGCAGTCCTTGACGGCCGAGTGACCATCGAATGGGTCTGA